A region from the Muribaculum gordoncarteri genome encodes:
- a CDS encoding glycosyltransferase family 4 protein has protein sequence MKALMFGWEFPPHILGGLGTASYGLTKGMWECGNMDITFVIPKPFGDEDKSFAKIIGASQTPIAWRDVSREYVESRIGNVMNPDEYFRLRDHIYADFNYMRTNDLGCIEFSGRYPDNLLEEINNYSICAGVIARTEEFDVIHSHDWLTYPAGIHAKQVTGKPLVIHVHATDFDRSRGNVNPTVYNIERDGMLHADHIITVSNLTRNTVIDKYGIDPAKVTTVHNAVTPLSEELLNVNPPRSKEKVVTFLGRITMQKGPEYFVEAAARVLKNNHNVRFVMAGSGDMMDKMITLAAERGIADRFHFPGFQKGKQVYEMLKASDVYVMPSVSEPFGISPLEAMQMGVPSIISKQSGCAEILTNVIKTDYWDIDAMANAIYSIVTYPAMHAQLQEDGLNEVNQITWDKAGAKVIDIYNRVLHRN, from the coding sequence ATGAAAGCATTAATGTTTGGATGGGAATTCCCACCTCATATCCTCGGCGGTCTTGGCACTGCCAGCTACGGTCTCACCAAGGGAATGTGGGAGTGTGGCAATATGGACATCACATTTGTAATTCCCAAACCGTTTGGCGACGAGGACAAGAGCTTCGCTAAAATAATAGGCGCGTCACAGACTCCCATAGCTTGGCGCGATGTAAGCCGCGAATATGTCGAGAGCCGCATCGGTAACGTTATGAACCCCGATGAGTACTTCCGTCTTCGCGACCACATTTACGCCGATTTCAACTATATGCGCACCAACGATTTGGGCTGCATTGAGTTCTCAGGCCGTTATCCCGACAACCTGCTGGAGGAAATCAACAACTACTCCATCTGCGCAGGCGTAATCGCCCGCACCGAGGAGTTTGATGTAATCCACTCCCACGACTGGCTCACCTACCCTGCCGGCATACACGCAAAGCAGGTAACCGGAAAGCCTCTCGTGATTCACGTGCATGCAACCGACTTCGACCGCTCGCGCGGCAATGTAAACCCCACGGTCTACAACATCGAACGCGACGGAATGCTTCATGCCGACCACATCATCACAGTGAGCAACCTCACCCGCAACACAGTCATCGACAAATATGGCATCGACCCCGCAAAGGTGACCACCGTACACAATGCCGTGACTCCCCTTAGCGAAGAGCTGCTCAATGTAAATCCGCCCCGCTCCAAGGAAAAAGTAGTTACATTCCTCGGCCGTATAACCATGCAGAAAGGCCCCGAGTACTTCGTGGAAGCTGCCGCCCGCGTGTTGAAGAACAATCACAACGTGCGATTTGTGATGGCCGGAAGCGGCGACATGATGGACAAAATGATAACCCTCGCGGCTGAACGCGGAATTGCCGACCGGTTCCACTTCCCCGGATTCCAGAAAGGCAAGCAGGTTTACGAAATGCTGAAGGCAAGCGATGTGTACGTGATGCCCTCCGTATCTGAGCCCTTCGGTATATCGCCTCTCGAAGCCATGCAGATGGGTGTTCCGTCAATCATCTCAAAGCAGTCGGGTTGCGCCGAAATCCTCACCAATGTCATCAAGACCGACTACTGGGACATCGACGCCATGGCCAATGCCATATATTCGATTGTCACCTATCCCGCAATGCACGCGCAGCTGCAGGAGGACGGCTTGAACGAAGTGAACCAGATAACCTGGGACAAAGCCGGAGCAAAGGTGATCGACATATACAACCGTGTGCTTCACCGCAATTAA
- a CDS encoding HU family DNA-binding protein: MTKADIVNEISKTTGIEKANVLETIEKFMEIVKDSLAHGENVYLRGFGSFIVKTRSEKTARNISKNTTIIIPEHKIPAFKPAKVFMEEVK; encoded by the coding sequence ATGACTAAAGCCGACATCGTAAACGAAATCTCTAAGACAACCGGTATCGAAAAAGCTAATGTACTTGAGACTATCGAAAAGTTCATGGAGATTGTAAAAGATTCTTTGGCACATGGAGAGAATGTATATCTCCGCGGATTTGGCAGCTTCATCGTAAAGACTCGTTCGGAGAAGACCGCCCGCAACATTTCAAAGAACACCACCATCATTATCCCGGAACATAAGATTCCCGCTTTCAAGCCTGCCAAGGTCTTCATGGAAGAGGTGAAGTAA
- a CDS encoding ferritin — protein sequence MLSNKVQSALNAQINAEFWSAYLYLSMACHFDAEGKPGIANWFRIQFQEEQAHAQIFMNYVNARAGRVELKPIDAVPTQWESPIAAFENTLEHERKVTSLINDLYALAEAEHDYATRDQLNWFVKEQVEEEDTARQLIDKFKLIGNDGMGQYMLDQELASRVYNVPSPLAQA from the coding sequence ATGCTTAGCAACAAAGTACAAAGCGCTCTCAACGCGCAAATCAATGCCGAGTTCTGGTCGGCCTATCTCTACCTCTCAATGGCTTGCCACTTCGATGCCGAAGGAAAGCCCGGAATCGCCAACTGGTTCCGCATCCAGTTTCAGGAAGAGCAGGCTCACGCACAGATATTCATGAACTATGTCAACGCCCGTGCAGGTCGCGTTGAATTGAAGCCCATCGACGCAGTGCCCACCCAGTGGGAATCACCCATCGCAGCTTTTGAGAACACTCTCGAGCACGAGCGCAAGGTGACTTCACTTATCAACGACCTATATGCACTCGCCGAAGCAGAGCATGACTACGCTACACGCGACCAGCTCAACTGGTTTGTTAAGGAGCAGGTTGAGGAAGAGGACACCGCCCGTCAGCTCATCGACAAGTTCAAATTAATCGGCAACGACGGCATGGGACAGTACATGCTCGACCAGGAGCTCGCCTCAAGAGTTTACAACGTTCCCTCTCCCCTCGCACAGGCTTGA
- a CDS encoding glycogen debranching enzyme N-terminal domain-containing protein yields the protein MSYLKFDKNLMINLEQSLPKEMLRTNQAGAYHCSSIVGCNTRKQHGLLVIPIKEMDNKSFVMLSSLDETVIQHGAPFNLGLHRYSGGVYSPKGHKYIREYDCESVPRTTYRVGGVILTKEMIFISQENRILIRYTLVDAHSATTLQFRPFLAFRESNELVVQNGNLNQNYNEVNNGVSFCLYDGFPTLYMQFNHKPTWVSQPNWYNGIEYVKDLERGVPYTEDLWVPGYFEIPINKGESIIFSAGTTEASPRSLNKMYEVELASRTCRTSFYNCLKNAAKQFYIKDEDGEFIKSGYPWGPIRARDTFIALPGTTLAINHENDFHDIMATASKALNNFIDNETLDSRIHGIDLPDVPLWAIWSIQQYAKNAGVDKAREKYLPLAARILDWIIAGGHPNLEVQTSGLVATAGTSVPVSWMNATSNGWPLIPRSGLLVEFNALWYNALMFTYNISEGIKAYEERREHWGTIAEQAKTAFVDTFLNDHGYLYDYVNGHYADLSVRPNMAIAIGLDYSPLDRRQRKGVLDVVTRELLTPKGLRTLSPKSYGYQPFYLGSPEERERAYHNGPARPWLMGSYADAYIKVFGMSGVSYIDRMLIGFEEEISNGCIGTISQLYDGNPPFTGRGAISQATNVAEVLRTLRNLKKLNM from the coding sequence ATGAGTTATCTTAAATTTGATAAAAACCTCATGATTAACCTCGAGCAATCTCTTCCAAAGGAGATGCTGCGCACTAATCAAGCCGGAGCTTATCATTGCTCATCTATCGTAGGATGCAACACCCGCAAGCAACACGGCCTGCTGGTAATTCCTATAAAAGAGATGGACAATAAATCATTCGTCATGCTGTCATCGCTTGACGAAACGGTAATTCAGCATGGTGCCCCGTTTAATCTTGGGTTACACCGGTATTCCGGTGGAGTATACAGTCCCAAAGGACACAAGTACATTCGTGAATATGACTGCGAAAGCGTTCCGCGCACTACCTATCGTGTAGGAGGAGTTATCCTTACCAAGGAGATGATATTCATCTCTCAGGAAAACCGAATACTGATCCGTTACACGCTCGTCGACGCACATTCGGCCACCACACTGCAGTTCCGTCCGTTCCTCGCTTTCCGCGAGTCCAACGAGCTCGTAGTCCAGAACGGTAATCTCAACCAGAATTACAACGAAGTCAACAACGGCGTGTCGTTCTGCCTCTACGACGGGTTCCCCACACTATACATGCAGTTCAACCATAAGCCCACTTGGGTATCACAGCCCAACTGGTACAACGGCATCGAATATGTCAAGGACCTTGAGCGCGGAGTTCCCTATACCGAGGACCTTTGGGTGCCCGGATATTTTGAAATCCCCATCAATAAGGGTGAATCAATCATATTCTCGGCCGGAACTACCGAAGCATCGCCTCGCTCGCTCAACAAGATGTATGAAGTCGAGCTCGCAAGCCGCACATGCCGCACCAGCTTCTACAACTGCCTGAAGAACGCAGCCAAGCAGTTCTACATCAAGGACGAAGACGGCGAGTTCATCAAGTCGGGCTATCCCTGGGGACCCATCCGCGCACGCGACACATTCATCGCCCTGCCCGGAACCACTCTGGCCATCAATCATGAAAATGACTTCCATGACATCATGGCAACAGCCTCAAAGGCGCTGAACAACTTCATCGACAACGAAACACTCGACTCGCGCATACACGGAATCGACCTCCCCGATGTGCCGCTGTGGGCCATCTGGAGCATCCAGCAGTATGCCAAGAACGCAGGCGTTGACAAGGCTCGTGAAAAGTACCTGCCGCTGGCAGCCCGAATCCTCGACTGGATAATCGCCGGCGGACATCCCAACCTTGAAGTGCAGACGAGCGGACTCGTAGCCACCGCCGGTACATCGGTTCCCGTGTCATGGATGAACGCCACCTCCAACGGATGGCCTCTCATACCCCGCTCGGGACTCCTCGTTGAGTTCAATGCTCTGTGGTACAACGCGCTAATGTTCACCTACAACATTTCGGAAGGCATCAAGGCTTACGAAGAGCGCCGCGAGCATTGGGGAACTATAGCCGAGCAGGCCAAGACGGCATTCGTTGACACATTCCTCAACGACCACGGCTACCTCTACGACTACGTAAACGGACACTATGCCGACCTGTCGGTGCGTCCCAACATGGCAATCGCAATCGGACTTGACTACTCGCCGCTCGATCGCCGTCAGCGCAAGGGCGTGCTCGATGTAGTGACCCGTGAGCTGCTGACCCCCAAGGGACTACGCACATTGTCGCCCAAGAGCTACGGTTACCAGCCGTTCTACCTCGGCTCGCCCGAAGAGCGCGAACGCGCCTACCACAACGGCCCGGCACGCCCATGGCTGATGGGCTCCTACGCCGACGCCTACATCAAAGTGTTCGGCATGAGCGGTGTAAGCTATATCGACCGAATGCTCATCGGCTTCGAGGAAGAGATAAGCAACGGCTGCATAGGCACCATTTCACAGCTCTACGACGGCAACCCGCCCTTTACCGGACGAGGAGCAATTTCACAAGCGACCAATGTCGCCGAAGTTCTCCGCACACTCCGCAACCTTAAAAAGTTAAACATGTAA
- the lpxA gene encoding acyl-ACP--UDP-N-acetylglucosamine O-acyltransferase, whose protein sequence is MISPLAHVDPSAKIGNNVTIHPFAYIDANVEIGDDCEIMPYASIMNGTRMGKHNKVYQGAIIGADPQDFRWKGEKTYCTIGDNNVIREHVIINRGIRSTGSTVIGDDCFIMADAHIGHDSLIKGRSVIGNGVTLAGDCTVGQCTILSSNAIMHERSEVGDWVLIKGGCRIVGNVPPYVIIAHNPAVYYGINAVIMRKHGFTDDQIDDVAKSYRHIYQSGTSVFNAVKRVEADVAPSDIRSNIIDFIRNHDLKIVAIPLDYE, encoded by the coding sequence ATGATTAGTCCATTAGCTCATGTCGACCCGTCGGCAAAGATTGGCAACAATGTCACCATCCATCCATTCGCTTACATCGATGCAAATGTCGAGATAGGCGACGATTGCGAGATAATGCCCTACGCAAGCATAATGAACGGCACGCGCATGGGAAAGCACAACAAAGTCTACCAAGGCGCAATAATCGGTGCCGACCCGCAGGATTTCCGATGGAAAGGTGAGAAGACCTACTGCACCATCGGCGACAACAACGTGATAAGAGAGCATGTGATCATAAACCGAGGCATACGCTCTACAGGATCCACCGTAATAGGCGACGACTGCTTCATTATGGCCGACGCACACATAGGCCACGACAGCCTCATAAAGGGACGCTCGGTGATAGGCAACGGCGTTACGCTCGCAGGCGACTGCACGGTAGGCCAGTGCACCATCCTCTCGTCCAACGCCATCATGCACGAGCGCAGCGAAGTTGGCGACTGGGTGCTCATCAAGGGTGGCTGCCGCATCGTTGGCAACGTGCCCCCTTATGTCATCATAGCCCACAACCCTGCGGTATATTACGGAATCAACGCCGTAATAATGCGCAAGCACGGATTCACCGACGACCAGATCGACGATGTTGCCAAGAGCTACCGTCACATCTACCAGTCGGGAACCTCGGTGTTCAACGCCGTTAAGCGCGTCGAAGCCGATGTGGCTCCGAGCGACATACGCTCCAACATCATCGACTTCATCCGCAACCACGACCTCAAAATCGTTGCAATACCGCTCGATTACGAATAA
- a CDS encoding asparaginase, producing the protein MNSERKPNILIVYTGGTIGMIENPQTHALQPFDFRHLIDNVPKIKMLDYRIENIQFQSPIDSSDMNPQCWMEIAKAIEDNFDRFDGFVVLHGTDTMAYTASALSFMLENLHKPVIITGSQLPIGEVRTDGEENLITALQIAAATDISGAPMVQEVAILFENYLWRGNRSTKMSADNFNAFKSNNYPSLAKIGLGIHFNEESLMRAIVKRPLKVRYAMDSNVMFLDLHPGITEEILRHQLNTPGIKGIVLKTFGAGNAPTSQWFSDAIRDAVNRDIVILNITQCVNGGVHTKRYVAGDRLAAAGVISGHDMTAEAAITKMMYLFGLGLEAADVRKYLECSLCGEVTL; encoded by the coding sequence ATGAACAGTGAACGCAAACCCAATATACTGATAGTCTACACCGGAGGAACAATCGGAATGATTGAGAATCCGCAGACTCATGCGTTGCAACCCTTTGACTTCAGGCACCTGATCGACAATGTGCCCAAGATAAAGATGCTCGATTATAGAATCGAGAACATACAGTTTCAATCGCCTATCGACTCGTCGGACATGAATCCGCAATGCTGGATGGAGATAGCCAAGGCGATTGAGGACAACTTTGACCGCTTTGACGGTTTTGTGGTGCTTCATGGAACCGACACCATGGCCTATACGGCCTCGGCGTTGTCGTTCATGCTCGAGAATCTTCACAAGCCTGTAATTATAACCGGCTCGCAACTGCCTATAGGCGAAGTGAGAACCGACGGCGAGGAGAACCTCATAACGGCATTGCAAATAGCTGCGGCTACCGACATAAGCGGCGCCCCCATGGTGCAGGAGGTTGCGATACTCTTTGAGAACTATCTTTGGCGTGGCAACCGCTCAACCAAAATGAGCGCCGATAACTTCAATGCGTTCAAGAGCAACAACTATCCATCGCTTGCGAAGATAGGCCTTGGCATACACTTCAACGAGGAGTCGTTGATGCGCGCCATTGTCAAGCGTCCGCTGAAGGTGCGTTACGCAATGGACTCAAACGTGATGTTTCTCGACCTACATCCGGGCATAACCGAGGAGATACTTCGCCACCAGCTCAACACTCCCGGCATAAAGGGCATCGTGCTTAAGACATTCGGAGCCGGTAACGCGCCCACTTCGCAATGGTTTTCCGATGCCATACGTGACGCAGTGAATCGTGACATCGTGATATTGAACATAACGCAGTGTGTCAACGGCGGAGTACACACCAAGCGTTATGTGGCCGGCGACCGTCTTGCTGCTGCCGGCGTAATATCGGGTCACGACATGACAGCTGAAGCGGCCATAACGAAGATGATGTATCTTTTCGGACTCGGACTTGAAGCCGCCGATGTGCGAAAGTACCTTGAATGCTCGTTATGTGGAGAAGTGACATTGTGA
- a CDS encoding Rne/Rng family ribonuclease, producing MRSELIVDVQSTEVSIALTEDSRLVSLQKESRNISYAVGDIYLARVKKLMPGLNAAFVDVGYEKDAFLHYLDLGSQFSSYYQFVKQALDDKKHLPQVSKMKLLPDIDKHGSVTDVLEKDMQLMVQIAKEPISSKGPRLTTEITFTGRFLVLIPFGDKISVSQKIKTTEEKLRLRQLVESIRPKNFGVIVRTSAEGKRVAELNHELKTLLKCWEDTVAKAQSSTVPSLIFEEESRIVSMLRDVFSPSFESIYVNDAETYGQIKKYVDLIAPDRADIVKLYAKDEPIFDHFNITKQIKSSFGKTVSFKSGAYIIIEHTEALHVIDVNSGNRSKASNDQESNALEVNLRAADEIARQLRLRDMGGIIVIDFIDMNKSEHRQALYEHMREVMANDRARHNILPLSKFGLMQITRQRVRPALDIVTSEKCPSCYGKGEVQPSLLFTDVLKEKLDYLINNLHESGFTMYVHPYVDAYLKKGLLSLYRKWKMEFGSRFKILPDQSLAYLQYRVIDSKKNEIDLAEEKDMDSSSTKSKTKAKERNKNED from the coding sequence ATGAGAAGTGAACTCATAGTAGATGTACAATCCACCGAGGTGTCAATCGCCTTGACTGAGGATTCCCGGCTCGTATCGCTCCAGAAAGAGTCGAGAAACATTTCCTACGCAGTGGGCGACATTTATCTGGCACGAGTCAAGAAGCTCATGCCGGGATTGAATGCCGCATTCGTTGATGTAGGCTACGAAAAAGACGCGTTTCTTCATTACTTAGACTTAGGCTCCCAGTTCTCATCCTACTACCAGTTTGTCAAGCAAGCGCTTGACGACAAGAAACACTTGCCACAAGTGTCAAAAATGAAGCTCCTCCCTGACATCGACAAGCACGGTTCGGTGACCGATGTCCTTGAAAAGGACATGCAGTTGATGGTTCAGATAGCAAAAGAGCCCATATCCTCCAAAGGTCCGCGACTGACTACCGAGATAACGTTTACCGGACGCTTCCTTGTACTCATCCCCTTCGGCGATAAGATATCGGTATCGCAAAAGATTAAGACGACCGAAGAGAAACTTCGTCTGCGCCAGCTCGTAGAGAGCATCCGCCCCAAGAATTTCGGCGTGATAGTGCGCACCTCAGCCGAGGGAAAAAGAGTGGCCGAACTGAATCATGAATTGAAGACATTGTTGAAATGTTGGGAAGATACAGTGGCCAAGGCCCAGTCGTCGACCGTTCCGTCGCTAATATTTGAGGAGGAAAGTCGTATTGTGAGCATGTTGCGTGATGTGTTCAGTCCATCGTTTGAAAGCATTTATGTCAACGATGCGGAAACTTACGGTCAGATAAAGAAATATGTCGACCTCATAGCTCCCGATCGTGCCGACATCGTAAAGCTCTATGCCAAGGATGAACCGATATTCGACCACTTCAACATCACCAAGCAGATAAAGTCGTCGTTTGGTAAGACGGTGTCGTTCAAATCGGGCGCATATATCATTATAGAGCACACTGAAGCGCTTCACGTAATCGATGTAAATTCAGGTAACCGCTCGAAGGCCTCCAATGACCAGGAGAGCAATGCCCTTGAGGTCAATCTGAGGGCGGCCGACGAGATAGCGCGCCAGTTGAGGCTGCGTGACATGGGCGGCATTATCGTGATAGACTTTATCGACATGAACAAGTCGGAACATCGACAGGCTCTTTACGAACACATGAGGGAGGTTATGGCCAATGACCGCGCCCGGCACAATATCCTGCCGTTGAGTAAATTCGGGTTGATGCAGATAACCCGCCAGCGCGTGCGGCCGGCTCTCGACATCGTCACCTCAGAGAAATGCCCGTCGTGTTACGGAAAAGGCGAGGTGCAGCCGTCGTTGCTGTTTACCGATGTATTGAAGGAGAAGCTTGACTACCTGATTAATAATCTGCATGAAAGCGGATTTACGATGTATGTGCATCCCTACGTTGATGCATATCTTAAAAAGGGCTTATTGTCGCTCTATCGAAAGTGGAAGATGGAGTTTGGCAGCCGCTTCAAGATATTGCCCGATCAATCGTTGGCCTATTTGCAGTACAGAGTCATAGACTCAAAGAAAAATGAGATAGACCTTGCCGAGGAAAAGGACATGGATTCCTCTTCGACAAAGTCAAAGACTAAAGCCAAGGAAAGGAATAAGAATGAAGATTAA
- a CDS encoding diacylglycerol/lipid kinase family protein yields the protein MNTSRQLLLIINPVSGIGSKDTIEPLVRSRLEPLGFEISTAYTCAHGDATRLAGNAVDAGFYGVIAAGGDGTVNETAAALCHSNTALGIIPCGSGNGLARHLGIPLDPLSAVKIIAENHIVKSDYGAVNDMPFFCTFGVGFDAAVSSNFARQHRRGKLAYIKSAISEYIKFHPQVYTISANGHILTEKAFLIACCNASQYGNNAYIAPTASITDGLLDITIIHAGTPFDTALVGMDLFTGYINSNTMIHTFRAPSAVIYRQSEGPAHLDGEPVTIDDTMAIKCHANALPIFTPSREIEFRPIITPIENALKDLASSFNRLIARKV from the coding sequence ATGAACACTTCGCGCCAACTGCTGCTTATAATAAACCCCGTTTCAGGTATTGGAAGCAAAGACACTATTGAGCCTCTCGTGCGCAGTCGACTTGAGCCTCTCGGATTTGAAATCTCCACAGCCTATACCTGTGCCCACGGCGATGCCACTCGCCTTGCCGGGAACGCCGTTGACGCAGGCTTCTACGGAGTAATCGCCGCCGGTGGCGACGGAACGGTCAACGAAACGGCAGCGGCATTGTGTCACAGCAACACGGCACTGGGCATCATCCCCTGCGGGTCGGGCAACGGTCTTGCACGACACCTCGGAATACCCCTCGACCCGTTGAGCGCGGTCAAGATCATAGCCGAAAATCACATCGTGAAGAGCGACTACGGCGCAGTTAATGACATGCCTTTCTTCTGCACTTTCGGCGTGGGATTCGATGCCGCCGTAAGCAGCAATTTCGCCCGACAGCATCGTCGAGGAAAACTCGCCTACATAAAAAGCGCAATCTCGGAATACATCAAATTCCATCCTCAGGTATATACAATAAGTGCCAACGGGCACATTCTTACCGAAAAAGCATTCCTGATAGCGTGCTGCAACGCATCGCAGTATGGCAACAACGCATATATAGCTCCCACTGCGAGCATAACCGACGGACTGCTCGACATCACGATCATCCACGCAGGCACGCCGTTTGACACCGCCCTCGTGGGTATGGATCTATTCACCGGATACATTAACTCAAATACCATGATACACACTTTCAGAGCACCGTCGGCAGTAATATACCGACAAAGCGAAGGACCCGCGCATCTCGACGGAGAACCGGTGACCATCGACGACACCATGGCAATAAAATGCCATGCCAACGCACTGCCTATATTCACCCCCTCGCGTGAAATTGAATTCCGACCCATCATAACACCGATTGAAAACGCACTCAAGGACTTGGCCAGCTCATTTAACCGTCTAATAGCCCGAAAAGTGTGA
- a CDS encoding glycoside hydrolase family 57 protein encodes MKAICFYFQIHQPFRLKRYRFFDIGNDHYYYDDFANDDIITRIAHRSYIPAAEALLRMIEQTGGKFRCALSITGTALEQCEQYVPEFIDLLKKLADTGKVEFLAETYAHSLSSLIDPEEFTMQVRAHDDKIYELFGQRPKVLRNTELIYCDEMAPMIYEMGYKGCITEGAKHILGWKSPNYVYSAASCPKLKLLLKNDKLSDDISFRFSNPEWDAYPLTADKYIDWIASTPAEEQVINLFMSLETFGELQPRESGIFQFLEALPRFAAERGIDFWTPSEVVSKCKAIDSLSVLYPISWADEARDTSAWLGNKLQNEAFNKLYSVAERVRLCSDRRLKQDWQYLQGSDHFFYMSTKHMNDGAVHAMFSPYETPFQAFTNYMNVLADFIVRVEEQYPLSIENEELNSLLTTIRNQATEIEVLNKEVASMRNNLEHYDEEHAKREALAAEEEKKKTAKKKAAPKKEADKKETPKKAATKKTAKKEE; translated from the coding sequence ATGAAAGCTATTTGTTTTTATTTCCAGATTCATCAGCCGTTCAGGCTCAAAAGATATCGTTTCTTCGACATAGGCAACGACCACTACTACTATGATGACTTCGCCAACGACGACATCATCACCCGCATAGCTCATCGCAGCTACATCCCCGCAGCCGAGGCCCTGCTTAGAATGATCGAGCAGACAGGAGGAAAATTCCGCTGCGCACTATCCATCACCGGAACTGCCCTTGAGCAGTGCGAGCAGTACGTGCCCGAATTCATCGACCTGCTCAAGAAGCTTGCCGATACCGGAAAGGTTGAATTCCTTGCCGAAACCTACGCTCACTCTCTGTCATCGCTAATCGATCCCGAAGAGTTTACAATGCAGGTACGCGCTCACGACGACAAGATCTACGAGCTGTTTGGCCAGCGCCCCAAGGTGCTTCGCAACACCGAGTTGATCTACTGCGACGAAATGGCACCCATGATCTACGAAATGGGCTACAAGGGCTGCATAACCGAAGGCGCAAAGCACATCCTCGGATGGAAGTCGCCCAACTATGTCTACTCGGCCGCCTCATGCCCCAAGCTGAAGCTGCTTCTGAAGAACGACAAGCTCAGCGACGACATCTCGTTCCGTTTCAGCAACCCCGAGTGGGACGCTTACCCCCTGACCGCCGACAAGTATATCGACTGGATTGCATCGACTCCCGCCGAGGAGCAGGTAATCAACCTGTTCATGAGCCTCGAAACATTTGGCGAGCTTCAGCCGAGAGAAAGCGGCATCTTCCAGTTCCTTGAAGCACTTCCCCGCTTCGCCGCCGAACGCGGAATCGACTTCTGGACTCCCTCGGAAGTTGTGTCAAAGTGCAAGGCTATCGATTCGCTCAGCGTACTCTACCCCATTTCATGGGCCGACGAAGCTCGCGACACTTCGGCTTGGCTTGGCAACAAGCTCCAGAACGAAGCCTTCAACAAGCTCTATTCGGTAGCTGAACGCGTACGACTCTGCTCCGACCGCCGACTCAAGCAGGACTGGCAGTATCTCCAGGGAAGCGACCACTTCTTCTATATGTCGACCAAGCACATGAACGATGGAGCCGTACATGCAATGTTCAGCCCCTATGAAACTCCGTTCCAGGCGTTCACCAACTACATGAACGTGCTTGCCGACTTCATCGTGCGCGTCGAAGAGCAATATCCCCTCTCGATCGAGAACGAAGAGCTCAACTCGCTGCTCACAACAATCCGCAACCAGGCTACCGAAATCGAGGTGCTGAACAAGGAAGTGGCATCAATGCGCAACAACCTCGAGCACTACGACGAGGAGCACGCCAAGCGTGAAGCTCTCGCAGCCGAGGAAGAGAAGAAAAAAACTGCCAAGAAAAAAGCCGCTCCCAAAAAGGAGGCCGACAAAAAGGAAACTCCTAAAAAGGCAGCTACCAAGAAAACGGCTAAAAAAGAGGAATAA